In Pedobacter heparinus DSM 2366, the following are encoded in one genomic region:
- a CDS encoding TolC family protein, producing MNAYIKILVILITISILGGCKVSKDIPVPKTAIPEHFRNAERTDSLSIGNQAIVDFFPEKELRNLIDTALIRNYDLQIAIKNIESTSQLLKQAKLGNLPQLNLQITGSSNNPSNNSINGLSTSEFLKTSHIEDFNASLGLTWEADIWGKIRSQKQGALATYLQTEEARKTVQTQLIASIAQGYYRLLMMDAQIGIAKKNLALSDSTLTIVKLQFDAGQVSSLAIQQAQAQQLVSAQLIPKLQQDITIQENALSMLTGRIPGAIDRKTSLDKTFIPDKPSAGYPSAMVSKRPDVKSAELSLDIANAKVGVAKAGMYPTLNITATGGVNSFKASNWFNVPASLFGMVSGGLTQPLLQRRQLKTQYEIAKIDREKTVIQFRQAVLNAVTEVSDELVKIEKLKLQYDISRNRVNTLQQAVRNANMLFKSGMATYLEVITAQSNSLQSELELAAIKTAQLSATVELYRSLGGGI from the coding sequence ATGAATGCATATATAAAAATATTAGTGATCCTGATCACTATAAGTATACTTGGGGGATGTAAGGTATCGAAAGACATACCAGTTCCTAAAACAGCCATTCCTGAGCATTTCAGAAATGCAGAGCGCACAGATTCATTGAGCATAGGTAATCAGGCTATCGTCGACTTTTTTCCTGAAAAGGAGCTGAGAAATCTTATTGATACAGCTTTGATAAGAAATTACGATCTGCAAATTGCGATAAAGAATATTGAATCAACCAGCCAGTTACTTAAACAGGCTAAACTTGGCAATCTTCCTCAATTGAACCTGCAGATCACAGGTAGTTCAAATAACCCTTCAAACAATAGTATTAATGGGCTGAGCACCAGTGAGTTTTTAAAGACAAGCCATATTGAGGATTTTAATGCCAGCCTGGGGTTAACATGGGAAGCTGATATCTGGGGAAAAATAAGAAGCCAGAAACAAGGAGCTTTGGCTACTTATCTTCAGACCGAGGAAGCAAGAAAAACCGTACAAACCCAATTGATCGCCAGCATTGCTCAGGGATATTACAGGTTATTGATGATGGATGCACAAATAGGCATTGCCAAGAAGAATCTTGCTTTAAGTGATAGCACATTAACTATTGTAAAGTTGCAATTTGATGCCGGACAGGTTAGTTCACTTGCTATACAGCAAGCGCAGGCACAGCAACTTGTGTCAGCACAACTGATCCCTAAGCTTCAACAGGACATAACTATTCAGGAAAATGCCTTGAGCATGCTTACTGGACGTATCCCCGGAGCAATTGATCGCAAAACAAGTCTGGACAAAACATTTATACCCGACAAGCCATCTGCCGGATATCCTTCTGCGATGGTAAGTAAAAGACCGGATGTTAAAAGTGCAGAACTGTCTCTGGATATTGCCAATGCCAAAGTAGGGGTAGCAAAGGCAGGTATGTATCCAACATTGAACATTACCGCAACTGGAGGAGTAAATTCATTCAAGGCCAGTAACTGGTTTAATGTTCCGGCTTCATTATTTGGCATGGTTTCAGGCGGACTTACCCAACCGCTATTACAGAGACGGCAATTGAAAACACAGTATGAGATCGCTAAGATAGACAGAGAAAAAACCGTAATTCAGTTTCGTCAGGCTGTCCTTAATGCAGTTACTGAAGTTTCTGATGAACTTGTGAAAATAGAAAAATTAAAATTGCAGTACGATATTTCCAGAAATAGGGTAAATACCTTACAGCAAGCCGTTAGAAATGCCAACATGCTATTTAAAAGTGGGATGGCCACCTATCTTGAAGTCATTACGGCCCAAAGTAATTCCCTGCAAAGCGAACTCGAACTTGCAGCCATTAAAACAGCACAGCTCAGCGCAACTGTAGAACTTTACCGGTCTTTAGGGGGTGGGATATAG
- a CDS encoding helix-turn-helix domain-containing protein, with translation MKTLGEKFRILRQKKGVNQKAMADLLEISIPAYSKLETGITDPNFSRINQIAEVHNLTLREFLDIGEEGVSEQEQVVSQLKEKISQLENSVIRLQSKLIDLYDRDDQKK, from the coding sequence ATGAAAACTTTAGGTGAAAAATTTAGAATCTTACGCCAGAAAAAGGGAGTTAACCAAAAAGCAATGGCTGATCTGTTGGAAATATCTATCCCGGCGTATTCTAAGCTTGAAACAGGAATTACAGACCCTAACTTCAGCAGAATAAATCAGATAGCAGAAGTTCACAATTTAACCCTTAGAGAGTTTTTAGATATTGGAGAAGAAGGGGTAAGCGAGCAGGAACAAGTAGTCTCACAGTTAAAGGAAAAAATCAGTCAGCTGGAAAATTCGGTAATCAGGTTACAGAGTAAACTGATCGACCTTTACGATCGGGATGACCAGAAAAAATAA
- a CDS encoding efflux RND transporter periplasmic adaptor subunit — protein sequence MKTTILLAALFLMGCADKTPQAAAPAPPALPVASITTGSETTFQDYPASIEGTVNVEIRPQVSGTLEKVYIDEGAFVNSGQPIFKINEQPYRAALNNALASQHSAEASLINAQLEVERLTPLVQNKVISEFQLKSAKATAQVAKANIEQAKANVATASINLGYTLIKAPVSGYIGRLLKKQGSLVTATDAEALTNLSDVHDVHVYFALGEKDFVNFKDQYPGQTLNEKIKQLPAVKLILADNTEYARSGKIDVIDGQFDKTTGAITVRAKFPNPDGLLRSGNTGKIRLSLQHNNALVVPQVATIEVQDKVFVFALADSNKVKKQAITIIGKAGNNYLVKDGIKAGDQIVLSGLDRLQEGVVIAPQKATDKVVAITKK from the coding sequence ATGAAGACAACTATATTACTTGCAGCACTATTTCTAATGGGCTGTGCAGATAAAACTCCTCAGGCCGCTGCACCTGCTCCACCAGCCTTACCTGTGGCAAGTATTACCACAGGATCAGAAACTACTTTCCAGGATTATCCCGCATCCATAGAGGGTACAGTCAATGTCGAAATCAGGCCACAGGTTAGTGGTACACTTGAAAAAGTATATATTGATGAAGGCGCTTTTGTAAATTCAGGTCAGCCAATTTTTAAAATCAATGAACAGCCTTACAGAGCTGCTTTAAATAATGCGCTTGCCAGTCAACATTCTGCAGAAGCTTCATTAATTAATGCCCAGCTCGAGGTTGAGCGATTAACACCCTTAGTTCAGAATAAGGTAATCTCAGAGTTTCAGCTAAAATCAGCCAAAGCCACTGCACAGGTTGCTAAAGCAAACATCGAGCAGGCGAAGGCTAATGTGGCCACAGCATCAATAAACTTAGGATATACTTTAATCAAAGCACCGGTGAGCGGATATATTGGCCGTCTCCTTAAAAAACAGGGAAGCTTAGTCACAGCAACAGACGCTGAAGCATTGACAAATTTGTCGGATGTTCATGATGTACATGTATACTTCGCGTTAGGGGAGAAAGATTTTGTGAATTTCAAAGATCAGTATCCGGGGCAGACTTTGAATGAGAAAATCAAACAGCTTCCTGCGGTAAAGTTAATTCTGGCCGACAATACTGAATATGCCAGATCAGGAAAAATTGATGTGATCGACGGACAATTTGATAAAACAACAGGGGCCATTACAGTGCGGGCTAAATTTCCAAATCCGGATGGACTGCTCAGATCTGGAAATACCGGAAAAATAAGATTGAGCCTTCAACACAATAATGCGTTAGTTGTACCGCAGGTGGCCACAATTGAAGTGCAGGACAAAGTATTTGTATTTGCACTTGCAGATAGTAATAAGGTAAAAAAACAAGCCATAACCATTATTGGTAAAGCAGGAAACAATTATCTGGTTAAAGATGGAATAAAAGCCGGCGACCAGATCGTCTTGAGTGGATTAGACCGTTTGCAGGAGGGAGTTGTAATTGCACCACAAAAAGCGACAGATAAGGTTGTTGCTATAACAAAAAAATAA
- a CDS encoding efflux RND transporter permease subunit codes for MFQKFIERPVLSTVISILLVILGVLGLTKLPLQQFPDIAPPAVLVAAVYPGANAETVLRSVAPSLEESINGVENMSYMSSTASNDGTLAITVYFKQGTDPDQAAVNVQNRVAQATSQLPSEVVQQGITTTKQQNSFINAIGVYTEDPKKYDQTFVANYAQINIIPEIKRIPGVGSAAIFGGVKDYSMRVWLNPTQMANYKITPNEVMAAIQDKSIEAAPGKLGERSNEVFEYVIKYKGKLNKPEEYENIAIRANEDGSVLHLRDVARVELGAYSYTSNSHLNGKDGIVIGIIQLAGSNANEIQIAVDKVMEKAAKDFPVGISYNSFYKTKNALDESIEQVIHTLIEAFILVFIVVFIFLQDFRSTLIPAIAVPVSILGTFFFMNLFGFSINLLTLFALVLAIGIVVDDAIVVVEAVHAKMEQKRLGAKAATTEAMREITGALISITLVMAAVFLPVGFMTGSTGIFYRQFAFTMSIAIVISAVNALTLSPALAALFLKSNHTAEGHTQVKKTFIQKFYIGFNSSFNAMTNRYVGGLKFLIKHKWVSMGGLFIIVLATIFLVRNTKSGFIPTEDQGFVAIAVSTPSGTSLNGTTKLLKQAEDELSALPASRFVTAISGFNLLTNSNSPSAAVIFVLLKPNKERGEIKDINLIQNVIRGKLGALTGGNFFVFSFPTVPGFSNVEALDLVLQDKTGGKLDNFSGIANNFIGKLMAKKEIAFAFTSFKADYPQLQLEVDDDKANQLGVNVKDVLQTMQAYFGSAQASDFNRFGKYYRVVVQADIADRTDPASIDRVFVKSKTGEMVPINTLVKLTRVFGSETASRYNLFNSIQVNAIPKPGYSSGDAIRAIQETAKEELPSGFAYEFSGQTREEISSGGQSTVIFILCLVFVYFLLSAQYESYLLPLAVILSIPTGIFGVFVVLGLTGIENNIYVQVALIMLIGLLAKNAILIIEFAVQRRKAGRGLVDAAIEAARLRIRPIIMTSLAFVFGLFPMSIATGPSAQGNHSISIGAAGGMLSGVILGLFIIPVLFVIFQHLQEKVSGKPVVAENETHPAVKVDSEMIYS; via the coding sequence ATGTTCCAAAAATTTATAGAAAGACCGGTACTCTCTACAGTGATCTCCATTTTATTGGTAATTCTGGGAGTACTTGGTTTAACAAAATTGCCTTTACAGCAATTCCCTGATATCGCTCCTCCGGCAGTACTGGTTGCAGCCGTTTATCCTGGGGCCAATGCAGAGACCGTGTTGCGTTCCGTTGCGCCATCACTGGAAGAATCCATCAACGGAGTAGAAAACATGAGCTATATGAGCTCCACTGCCAGTAATGACGGAACACTAGCCATCACTGTTTATTTTAAACAAGGTACCGATCCCGACCAGGCAGCTGTAAACGTTCAGAACCGTGTGGCACAGGCTACCAGTCAGCTACCTTCAGAAGTTGTACAACAGGGGATCACCACAACCAAACAACAAAATAGTTTCATTAATGCCATTGGTGTTTACACAGAAGATCCGAAAAAATATGACCAGACCTTTGTAGCCAATTATGCACAGATCAATATTATTCCTGAAATTAAGAGGATTCCCGGTGTAGGTTCGGCCGCTATATTTGGTGGTGTTAAGGATTATTCCATGAGGGTTTGGTTAAATCCAACTCAAATGGCCAATTATAAAATTACACCTAATGAAGTAATGGCCGCTATCCAGGATAAAAGTATAGAGGCTGCACCAGGTAAATTAGGGGAAAGAAGTAACGAAGTATTCGAATATGTAATTAAATATAAAGGAAAGCTTAACAAACCCGAAGAATACGAAAATATTGCAATTCGTGCCAATGAAGATGGTTCTGTTTTACATTTAAGAGATGTTGCCCGTGTCGAACTGGGTGCTTATTCTTATACCAGTAACAGTCATTTAAATGGAAAAGATGGAATTGTAATCGGTATAATCCAGTTAGCAGGTTCAAATGCCAATGAAATCCAGATTGCCGTAGATAAAGTAATGGAAAAGGCGGCAAAGGATTTCCCTGTCGGCATCAGTTACAATAGCTTTTATAAAACAAAAAATGCGCTTGATGAATCCATTGAACAGGTAATACATACTTTAATAGAAGCTTTTATATTGGTATTTATTGTGGTGTTCATTTTCTTGCAGGACTTCAGATCAACATTAATTCCTGCAATCGCGGTTCCTGTATCTATTTTGGGTACTTTTTTCTTCATGAATCTATTTGGTTTCTCCATCAACTTACTAACGTTGTTCGCCCTGGTATTGGCTATCGGTATTGTGGTCGATGATGCCATTGTGGTGGTAGAAGCGGTTCACGCAAAGATGGAACAGAAACGCCTTGGTGCTAAGGCTGCCACAACAGAGGCCATGCGTGAAATTACGGGTGCACTGATCTCGATTACGCTGGTAATGGCCGCAGTATTTTTACCTGTAGGTTTTATGACGGGCTCCACAGGTATTTTCTACAGGCAGTTTGCATTCACTATGTCTATTGCCATTGTGATATCTGCAGTAAATGCCCTAACCTTAAGTCCCGCGCTTGCTGCTTTATTTCTGAAAAGTAACCATACTGCAGAAGGCCATACCCAGGTTAAAAAGACTTTTATACAAAAATTCTATATAGGTTTTAACAGTAGTTTTAATGCAATGACCAACAGGTATGTAGGCGGCTTAAAGTTTCTGATTAAACATAAATGGGTCAGTATGGGTGGACTTTTCATCATTGTTCTGGCAACCATATTTCTGGTACGGAATACCAAATCTGGTTTTATACCAACAGAAGATCAAGGGTTTGTAGCCATTGCCGTTTCTACACCATCCGGAACATCGTTAAACGGAACAACCAAATTGCTTAAACAGGCAGAGGATGAGCTGAGTGCTTTACCTGCCTCAAGGTTTGTTACAGCAATTTCCGGTTTCAATTTGTTAACAAATTCAAATAGTCCCTCTGCTGCTGTAATTTTTGTTTTGTTGAAACCAAATAAAGAAAGAGGTGAAATTAAAGACATTAACCTCATCCAGAATGTCATCAGAGGAAAACTGGGCGCCTTAACCGGTGGTAATTTCTTCGTCTTTAGTTTCCCTACGGTTCCTGGATTTAGTAATGTAGAAGCTTTGGATTTAGTCCTGCAGGATAAAACAGGGGGTAAACTGGATAATTTTAGTGGCATAGCCAATAATTTTATCGGCAAACTAATGGCCAAGAAAGAAATCGCCTTTGCATTCACATCCTTTAAAGCAGATTATCCGCAGTTACAATTAGAAGTTGACGACGATAAAGCCAATCAGCTTGGTGTAAATGTGAAAGATGTACTGCAAACCATGCAGGCTTATTTTGGTAGTGCCCAGGCTTCAGATTTTAACCGTTTTGGCAAGTATTACAGGGTGGTAGTTCAGGCTGATATTGCCGACAGGACAGACCCGGCATCTATTGACCGTGTTTTCGTAAAAAGTAAAACCGGCGAAATGGTACCAATCAATACATTGGTTAAATTAACCAGGGTATTTGGTTCAGAAACTGCATCACGCTACAATTTATTTAATTCCATCCAGGTAAATGCCATCCCAAAACCAGGTTATAGTTCTGGCGATGCCATCAGGGCTATTCAGGAAACCGCCAAAGAAGAATTGCCATCAGGCTTTGCTTATGAATTCTCCGGACAAACCAGAGAGGAAATTTCGTCGGGTGGACAATCGACAGTCATATTTATATTGTGTCTGGTTTTTGTATACTTTTTACTGTCAGCACAGTACGAAAGTTATCTCTTGCCTTTAGCCGTTATATTGTCTATCCCAACCGGTATCTTTGGTGTATTTGTAGTCCTGGGCTTAACAGGTATAGAAAATAACATCTATGTCCAGGTTGCATTGATCATGCTCATCGGACTCCTCGCTAAAAATGCCATTCTGATCATTGAGTTTGCTGTACAGCGGCGTAAAGCAGGGCGGGGTCTGGTAGACGCTGCTATTGAAGCAGCAAGATTAAGGATTCGTCCGATCATCATGACCTCACTGGCCTTTGTTTTCGGATTGTTCCCGATGAGTATCGCAACCGGTCCTTCTGCCCAGGGTAATCACTCCATCAGTATTGGCGCGGCTGGTGGTATGCTGTCCGGAGTAATATTGGGCTTATTTATCATACCCGTATTATTTGTGATTTTCCAGCACCTGCAGGAAAAGGTATCTGGAAAACCTGTTGTTGCTGAAAATGAAACACATCCTGCTGTAAAAGTTGATTCAGAAATGATATATTCTTAA
- a CDS encoding TetR/AcrR family transcriptional regulator produces the protein MGSKERIQRLKEDTRANILDAALQIVKEEGWQALSMRKIADKIEYTAPIIYEYFFNKDAILLELTRQGYIMLGEKIKTAKNEHTETASQLEAMWIAYWNFAFEYKEFYQLMYGVDMICCEQKKSMPEIDFLDNLFFDTIKDLMKAEEPDESVICRKYYTFWSIVHGLISINMVNKGRDEAMNQHILRDALKGIIKYIND, from the coding sequence ATGGGAAGTAAAGAACGTATCCAAAGGCTTAAAGAAGACACGAGGGCAAATATTCTCGATGCAGCCTTACAAATCGTTAAAGAAGAGGGATGGCAGGCTTTAAGCATGAGAAAGATTGCAGATAAGATAGAATATACTGCCCCGATTATTTATGAATACTTTTTTAATAAAGATGCTATACTGCTGGAGTTAACCCGACAAGGCTATATCATGCTGGGTGAAAAAATTAAAACCGCTAAAAACGAGCACACAGAAACTGCCAGCCAACTGGAAGCCATGTGGATAGCATATTGGAACTTTGCTTTTGAGTATAAAGAATTTTATCAGTTGATGTACGGGGTAGATATGATCTGTTGCGAACAAAAGAAATCAATGCCGGAAATAGACTTTTTAGATAACCTGTTCTTTGATACCATTAAAGACCTGATGAAGGCGGAAGAACCTGATGAAAGCGTAATCTGCAGAAAATATTATACTTTCTGGTCTATTGTTCATGGATTAATTTCTATTAATATGGTCAATAAAGGCAGAGACGAAGCCATGAACCAACATATTTTAAGAGATGCACTCAAAGGAATCATAAAATATATAAACGATTAA
- the uxuA gene encoding mannonate dehydratase, producing the protein MNTVKHKLLQTWRWYGPSDPVSLQDVKQAGATGIVTALHHVPHGEIWPLEDILERKSIIEASGLQWAVVESVPVHEAIKTRRSNADHYIENYKTTLKNLAACGIKTVCYNFMPVLDWTRTQLDLTMTDGSKALYFNWLDLAVFDLFILKREGADADYSADIRSRAKDRFATMNTDELNELKINVLMGIPNEKEIELEALRTSIEEYKSIGREGLKKNLAYFLNGIADVCEETGINMTIHPDDPPYAILGLPRIASTKEDLVSILRSVDKPFNGICYCTGSLGAGVSNNLNDIFEAVKERVYFLHLRNVTKDEEGNFYEADHLGGDVNMYEIMKAIVAENAKRATPMPFRPDHGHQMLDDLNKVTNPGYSAIGRLRGLAELRGLELGITGNY; encoded by the coding sequence ATGAATACAGTAAAACATAAATTATTACAAACCTGGCGTTGGTATGGGCCATCAGATCCGGTAAGCTTACAGGATGTTAAACAGGCAGGCGCAACCGGAATTGTTACCGCCCTGCATCATGTTCCTCATGGAGAAATCTGGCCGCTGGAAGACATCCTGGAAAGAAAGTCAATTATTGAAGCATCGGGTCTGCAATGGGCAGTTGTAGAAAGTGTTCCAGTCCATGAAGCAATTAAAACGCGCAGGAGCAATGCAGACCACTACATCGAAAATTATAAAACAACATTAAAAAACCTAGCAGCTTGCGGTATAAAAACAGTATGCTATAACTTTATGCCTGTGCTCGACTGGACACGCACACAGCTGGATTTAACCATGACCGACGGTTCAAAGGCTTTATACTTTAACTGGCTTGACCTGGCCGTTTTTGATCTTTTTATCCTGAAAAGGGAAGGTGCTGATGCCGATTATTCAGCGGATATAAGAAGCCGGGCAAAGGATCGTTTTGCTACCATGAATACTGACGAACTGAATGAACTCAAGATCAACGTATTAATGGGGATACCTAATGAAAAAGAAATTGAACTCGAAGCTTTACGTACCAGTATAGAAGAATATAAATCAATTGGCAGAGAAGGACTGAAAAAAAATCTGGCTTATTTTCTAAATGGAATCGCAGATGTATGTGAGGAAACCGGTATAAATATGACCATCCATCCTGATGATCCTCCTTATGCCATTCTTGGTCTACCCCGGATTGCCAGTACAAAAGAAGACCTGGTAAGTATTCTTAGAAGCGTAGATAAACCATTTAATGGAATTTGCTATTGCACAGGTTCACTGGGAGCTGGTGTGTCCAATAATTTAAATGATATTTTTGAAGCCGTAAAAGAAAGGGTATACTTTCTTCACCTTCGCAATGTTACCAAAGATGAAGAGGGTAATTTTTATGAAGCTGATCATTTGGGTGGTGATGTGAATATGTATGAAATTATGAAAGCAATTGTTGCAGAAAATGCAAAAAGAGCTACACCAATGCCTTTCAGGCCGGATCACGGACATCAGATGCTGGACGACTTAAACAAAGTTACCAATCCTGGCTATTCTGCAATTGGCCGTTTGCGCGGATTGGCAGAGTTGCGCGGACTGGAGCTGGGTATAACTGGTAATTATTAA
- a CDS encoding sugar kinase — MLNQENILVFGELLLRFSSSEDQFISKNHTVSLFPGGSEANVSASLGQWNIPCSYVSCVPDNALANNALQTLQELGVDTGRTVLQGSRLGLYFLLSANGLTNGEVVYDRKYSSFSNLKPGTIDWDQVLEGHTWFHWTALTPALNENMAAVCEEALKVARRKGLKISVDLNYRSRLWDYGKQPIEVMPDLVKYCDVIMGNIWAVNKMLGIPVDEHLNRQTPPEIYKTHADVSAAAVFSNFPQCRHIAYTFRFMDNPKHNLFYGTYHTPDGNYISPVLETNEVLDRIGSGDAFMAGLIYGLSTTNDGQEIINKATASGYKKLFVKGDFGDGAI, encoded by the coding sequence ATGCTAAATCAAGAAAACATATTGGTATTCGGGGAATTATTGTTGCGGTTCAGTTCTTCCGAAGATCAATTTATTTCTAAGAACCACACTGTTTCTTTATTCCCCGGAGGATCTGAAGCGAATGTTTCCGCTTCATTGGGGCAATGGAATATTCCTTGTTCTTATGTGAGTTGTGTACCAGATAATGCACTTGCCAATAATGCTTTACAAACTTTGCAGGAATTGGGTGTTGATACGGGCAGAACTGTGCTGCAAGGCAGCAGACTAGGTTTGTATTTTCTACTTTCTGCGAATGGTTTAACCAATGGCGAGGTGGTATACGACAGAAAATATTCTTCATTCAGCAATCTGAAGCCCGGCACCATCGACTGGGATCAGGTTTTGGAAGGCCATACCTGGTTTCACTGGACGGCACTTACCCCTGCTTTAAATGAAAATATGGCTGCTGTTTGTGAAGAAGCGCTGAAAGTTGCAAGAAGAAAAGGATTAAAAATATCCGTAGATCTGAACTACAGGAGCAGGTTGTGGGATTACGGTAAGCAGCCTATTGAGGTAATGCCTGATCTGGTAAAATATTGTGATGTGATTATGGGAAATATATGGGCAGTAAATAAAATGCTTGGCATTCCTGTTGATGAGCACTTAAACCGTCAAACCCCTCCTGAAATATACAAAACACATGCAGATGTTTCTGCTGCCGCTGTATTTAGTAATTTCCCACAGTGCAGACATATTGCTTATACTTTCCGTTTTATGGATAACCCAAAGCACAATTTATTTTATGGTACTTATCATACACCCGATGGTAATTATATTTCTCCGGTACTGGAAACCAATGAGGTATTAGACCGGATTGGCAGTGGTGATGCTTTTATGGCAGGCTTAATTTATGGTTTATCAACCACTAATGATGGGCAGGAAATTATAAATAAAGCAACAGCATCCGGCTATAAGAAGCTTTTTGTAAAAGGGGATTTTGGTGATGGTGCTATTTAA
- a CDS encoding SDR family oxidoreductase, protein MKSKDLFSLENKVIVITGATGVLGESFALAVAAAGAKVAILGRNEDKANTRVKAITEAGGEAIAVITDVLNEEALVAAKNQILNTWGTIDGLVNAAGGNIPGATISPDQNIFDINVADTQKAVELNLFGTVYPTHVFGRVIAEKGKGSIVNISSLAAQRPLTRVLGYTMGKNAIEGYTKWMAVELAQRYGDKVRVNALAPGVFLTEQNRSLLTNPDGTFTDRAQRFVNHTPFGRLGSPEELNGTLIYLLSDASAFVNGETILVDGGFNAYSGV, encoded by the coding sequence ATGAAGAGCAAAGATCTGTTTTCATTAGAGAACAAGGTGATCGTAATTACCGGGGCAACTGGTGTATTAGGAGAATCATTTGCGCTGGCTGTTGCTGCTGCCGGTGCAAAAGTTGCCATTTTAGGGCGAAATGAAGATAAAGCCAATACGCGCGTAAAGGCCATTACCGAAGCTGGGGGAGAGGCAATTGCGGTAATCACTGATGTGCTAAATGAAGAGGCATTGGTTGCGGCAAAAAATCAGATACTGAATACATGGGGTACCATTGACGGACTTGTCAATGCTGCAGGGGGCAATATTCCTGGCGCTACCATTTCTCCTGATCAGAATATATTTGATATAAACGTGGCCGACACTCAAAAAGCTGTCGAACTTAATCTTTTTGGAACGGTTTATCCTACACATGTATTTGGAAGGGTTATCGCAGAAAAAGGCAAAGGATCCATTGTGAATATCTCTTCACTGGCAGCACAACGCCCTTTAACCCGTGTTTTGGGTTATACAATGGGAAAAAATGCAATAGAAGGATATACAAAGTGGATGGCGGTAGAGCTTGCCCAGCGTTATGGCGATAAAGTAAGGGTTAATGCACTGGCACCGGGGGTGTTCTTAACAGAACAGAACCGCTCATTATTAACCAATCCGGATGGCACATTTACAGATAGGGCGCAACGTTTCGTAAATCATACCCCTTTTGGTCGTTTGGGGAGTCCTGAAGAATTAAATGGCACATTGATCTATTTATTAAGCGATGCGTCAGCCTTTGTTAACGGAGAAACTATCCTGGTAGATGGTGGCTTTAATGCTTATAGTGGGGTATAA
- a CDS encoding LacI family DNA-binding transcriptional regulator, with protein sequence MNNSVTLRDIAKALNLSISTISKALNDSHEIGAETKQKVLDYAKKHHYSPNRMAKGLKEGKSRSIGVVVCSLDNNVISQMLDGIHKAATDKAYQIIIMQSKESERLESACIELLYAGGVDGILISPAYETINFSYLIALQESGLPIVLFDRLIDQVNTHKVGADNFKGAYDATMHLINNGYKNIAHLNTNTILSIATDRLNGYKQALADSGIKYRPELLRSCNYTDANKLNEDLEQAIKYYMSLKDKPDAIFTATDQISTRCLVLLNKLGYKIPDDVALIGFTNTELADAMNPALSTVHQPAFEIGQLAAEKLLALIEKKDLNEGYETVMLPTQIKVRASSQSKIR encoded by the coding sequence ATGAACAACAGCGTCACATTAAGAGATATTGCCAAAGCGCTTAATTTATCTATTTCTACAATTTCGAAGGCTTTAAATGATAGTCATGAAATCGGTGCAGAAACTAAGCAAAAGGTTTTAGACTATGCAAAGAAACACCATTACTCGCCCAATAGAATGGCAAAAGGGCTTAAAGAAGGTAAAAGCCGGTCTATAGGTGTTGTGGTCTGCTCTTTAGACAATAACGTTATTTCCCAAATGCTGGATGGGATCCATAAAGCTGCAACGGATAAAGCCTATCAGATCATTATTATGCAAAGTAAGGAATCTGAAAGACTGGAAAGTGCTTGTATAGAATTGCTATATGCGGGAGGTGTAGATGGAATCCTGATTTCTCCGGCATATGAAACTATAAACTTCAGTTACCTTATTGCCCTTCAGGAATCAGGTTTGCCCATCGTGTTATTTGACCGGCTGATTGATCAGGTCAATACCCATAAAGTTGGAGCAGATAACTTTAAAGGTGCTTATGATGCAACGATGCACCTGATCAACAACGGATACAAAAATATTGCTCATTTAAATACGAATACCATATTGAGTATAGCTACCGATCGTTTAAACGGATATAAACAGGCACTTGCAGATAGTGGTATTAAATACAGACCGGAATTATTGCGGTCATGTAATTATACAGATGCAAATAAGTTAAATGAAGATTTAGAGCAGGCTATTAAATATTACATGAGCCTGAAGGATAAACCTGACGCTATATTTACAGCTACGGACCAGATCAGTACCAGGTGTTTGGTCCTGCTCAATAAGCTGGGCTATAAAATTCCCGATGATGTTGCTTTAATTGGCTTTACCAATACTGAGCTTGCTGATGCGATGAACCCCGCTTTAAGTACAGTACATCAGCCAGCTTTCGAGATTGGCCAGCTTGCAGCTGAAAAATTACTGGCCCTGATTGAAAAGAAGGACCTGAATGAAGGCTATGAAACTGTTATGCTGCCAACACAGATCAAGGTGAGGGCATCATCTCAATCTAAAATCAGGTAA